GCGACCAGAATATCTTTGTGGTCGACCTGAAAACCGGTAAAGAACGCCAGCTCACCACCGATGGTAAAGGTCCGATCAAAAATGGCATGGCGGAATTTGTGGCCCAGGAAGAAATGGACCGCATGACCGGCTACTGGTGGTCTCCGGATGAGAAAAATATCGCCTTCCTGCGGGTGGATGAGAGCCCGGTAGACGAAGTCACCCGCAGTGAAATCTATGCGGATCGCATCGATATGATCAAACAGCGCTATCCCGCAGCCGGCCGTCCCAATGTCAAAATCAAGCTGGGCGTACTGAATCTGGACAGCGGTAAGACCCGGTGGCTGAACCTGGGCGGGAACGAAGATATCTACATTCCCCGGGTAAAGTGGGCGCGTAGCGACCTGCTCTCTTACCAATGGCAGAACCGCAGCCAGCAAAAGCTGGAACTGCGCTTTGTGGATATCCCCAGTGGCAAAACCCGCACCGGCCTTACTGAAACCAGTGATACCTGGGTCAATCTCTTCCACGACCTGCGTTTCCTGAAAGACAGCGATCGCTTCATCTGGGCATCGGAAAAGGACGGATTTAAACACCTGTATCTGTTTGATCTGGACGGTAAGCAGCTGGCGCAGATCACCAAGGGAGGTTGGGCCATCGACGCGCTGGAAGCCGTGGATGAGGGGGCCGGCAAGGTCTATTTCACGGGCCGTAAAGATACGCCCCTGGAGCGTCACCTTTACGTGGCGAATCTCGATGGATCCGGTGAGGTTGAAAAGATTTCCCGACGCGCCGGTATGCATCGCATCGCCTTTGCCAAAGATGCTTCCGGCTATATCGATACCTATTCCAATCCCACCACTCCCGCCCAGGTAAGTCTGCACAGTGCGGACGGTGAGCGTGTGACCTGGTTGCAGGAAAACAAAGTGGAGCAGGGCCACCCATTGTTCCCCTACGTGAGCGACTGGATCGAGCCCGAGTTCGGCACCATCGATGCGCCGGAAGGTCATACCCTCTACTACCGCATGTACAAGCCGGCTGGCTTCGATGCGAGCAAACAATATCCGGTGATGGTCTACCTCTACGGTGGCCCCCATGCGCAGCTCGTGACCAACAGTTGGGATCGCCCGTTTAATCAGTACATGGCCCAGCAGGGGTATGTGGTATTCACCCTGGATAACCGCGGCTCCGCCAATCGCGGTAAAGCGTTTGAGGATCCCATTTTCAAGAAAATGGGATCGGTGGAAGTCGATGATCAGGTAAGCGGAGTTAAATTCCTGCGCTCACTGCCATTCGTGGACCCCGAGCGCATCGGTGTATACGGCCACAGCTACGGCGGCTACATGGCGCTGATGACCATGTTCAAGGCGGGAGATTATTTCAAGGCCGGCATTTCCGGCGCACCGGTAACCGACTGGGGGCTGTACGATACCCACTATACCGAGCGCTACATGGGCAATCCCAATGAAGTACCCGAAGCCTACAAGGCCGCTTCGGTATTCCCTTACGCCGATGGCCTCAAGGGCCCGCTGTTGATTTACCATGGAATGGCCGATGACAACGTGTTGTTTACCAATACCACCAAACTCATCAAGCAGTTGCAGGACAATGGTCAGCAGTTCGAGCTGATGACTTATCCGGGTAAGAAACACAGTCTGCGCGGCAAGGAAACCCGCAAGCACTGGTTCCAGATGATGAAGGATTTCTTCGATCGCAATCTGAAAGCGGAGCGTTGATTTCTAACCGGCTGCCGGTGTCATCACCGGCATGCCGCTCACTTTTTGCCCGTTGCTCTTTGCCAGTTCCTCTTTGCCCGTTTTTCTCACTCAGTGGCCACTGTCACCACTCCTGATGCGCCGGTACAGCTGGTCTTTCATGCGCGCACGGCGGACTTTCAGTTCCGTAAAGTGCGCATCGTCCGTTGCCACCCCGCGCTCCTCCAGCCCGCGAATCTCTTTATCCAACCGGTGATAGGTCTCGCTATCGTTCCTGAACGCCAGATTCTCCTCGCGCAGGTGACGGATGGTATCGGTGTATTGGGGGAAATCAGACTCCAGTGTATGCGGCTGTATTGGCATGAAACTGTCTCCGGGTTGCAGGTAAAAGACAGGGAAGAGCCCCTGATGACAGTTTAGTGTTGGATTGGACGACAGAGAGGGGGATTTCCGAGTGGGCTTAGCGTCGCCACTCCGTCGACAGGGCGAGAGTAATTAAGAGTAAGCGCTATACACATAAAAACTAAATGAGAATTGGTTGCATTTGCTTTTGTTGTCCACTAGACTGCCGGCCGAATTTAAGGGGTAACTTCTGGGGACGTATTGATGTCATCGAATTCGCGAATTTTCTCCCGAGCACTGCTGGCTTCCGCCCTGTGCCTGGCTAACGGTGCCATTGCTGCTGAGAAAGAGGCTGAAAAGTCTGAGCAGCTGGAAAATGTGGAAGTGACTGGTGAGCAGGTCGAGTCTTACCTGACTCAGGAGATGGATGCCTCCACCGGCCTCGGTCTCTCCATCATGGATACTCCCCAGTCTGTCTCTGCCATCAGCCAGGTACAGCTCCAGGACTTCAAACTGCAAAGCCTGAATGATGCGCTGGTTACCGTGCCCGGGATTCAGGTCGAGAGTGTTGAGACCGACCGCACCTACTACACGTCCCGCGGGTTCGATATCACCAACTTCCAGGTGGACGGCGTCGGTATGGTGTCTGCCTATGGTAACCAGGACGGCGAGCTGGATACGGCGCTGTACGAGCGTATCGAGGTAGTGCGCGGCGCAAATGGCCTGATGGCCGGTGCCGGTAACCCGTCTGCGACCGTGAATCTGGTGCGCAAACGTCCTACCGATGACCTGCAACTGTCTTTCAGCTCTACCGTAGGATCCTGGGACAAGCTGCGCGCCGAGACCGACGTTTCCGGCACCCTCACCGAGGGGCTGCGTGGCCGCGCGGTACTGGTGAAGGAAGACCGTGAATCCTGGCTGGACTACTACGCCATGGACAAAACCGTAGCCTACGGCGTGATCGAAAAAGACCTGGGCGAGTCCACGCTGTTTACCCTGGGTGGCAGCTACCAGAGTAGCCTGGCCGACAGTCCGCTGTGGGGTGCATTGCCGATGCACTACACCGATGGCTCCCCCACAGACTATGACGTTTCCGCATCCACCTCCGCAGAGTGGGCCTACTGGGACAATATCCAGACCGAGGTCTTTGCGGAACTGAAGCACGAGTTCAGCAATGGCTGGCAGGTGAAGGCCTACTACAATCAGGCGGATGTCGAAGGCGACAGTGAGCTGTTCTATATGTACAGCCTGCCGGCCCCGGATACCGACGTGGGCCTGATTGGCTATGCCAGCGGTTACGACAAAGACCAGAAGCGGGAAGTGTTCGACGTGCGTGTCAACGGCGATTACAGCCTGTTCGGCCGTGAGCACGAGGTGATGTTCGGCTACAACTGGGCCAAGGACAATATCGAAGAGACCTCCCTGTACGACTACACCAATGGGTATCCCCCTATCGGCGATTTCACTCAATGGAATGGCCAGACCCCAGTGCGCCCGAGTTTTACCGATGGGCTGACCGGCAGTGACTTCAACTCCGAGCAGGGCGCCTATTTCGCGGCCACCCGCCTGAACCTGACCGATGCCCTGTCGGTTATCGGCGGTGCGCGGGTAATCGACTGGGAGAGTGAGGGCACTGGTTACGGCACCAGCAAGGCTACCCGAGAAAGTGGCCGCGTATTGCCATACGCCGGTGTCGTTTACCGGATTGACGACAACTACTCGGTCTATGCCAGCCACACCGAAACCTTTATGCCCCAGGACGACATTAGCGAAGACCTGACCTACATGGATCCCACCGAAGGGGTTAACCAGGAGATCGGTGCCAAGGGTGCTTTCTTTGACGGCAAGCTGGTGGCGACCGCGTCTTATTATCAAACCGAGCAGAACAATGTGGCGGAATTCCTCAAGGAGATTGAGGACCCGATTTCCGGTGGTCCGCTATCGGTATACGCCGGCGAAGACTACGATAGTGACGGCTACGACCTCACCCTGAGCGGTATGCTGGCAGAAGGGTTGCAGGCCGATCTGAGCTTTACCAAGGTCAATATCGCCAACAAGGTCGGTGGTGAGCTGAATCGCGATTACGTGCCTTCCAAGGTGGTGCGCCTGTATGCGAGCTACCGTCCCCCGATGCTGGATCAGTTGAAAGTTGGTGGTGGTGTAAACTGGCAGGACGATATCCAGCGTGTCAGCGCCACTGGCGCCACTATCCAGCAGGACGCCTACGCGACCCTGCGATTGTTCGCCAACTACCAGGTGAGCGAACAGCTGAGTTTCTCCGTCAACGGCAATAACCTGACCGACGAAAAGTACATCAGCAGCCTGTACTGGGACCAGGCCTTTTACGCGGCACCGCGCAACTTCAGCGCGTCGGTAAACTGGCGCTACTGATCACCGGACAGGTGTAGTAAAAACGGGGTGGCGGACTTGAAAAAGGCCGTCGCCCCTTCTGTGTTTAAGAAGCAGTGTAAAAAAGCATGAATAAGACCCTGTTCAAACTGCATAGCTGGATGGCCCTGATTGCCTTTGTGCCGTTGTTAGTCATCTGTGTCACCGGCAGCATTCTGGTATTCAAGTACGAGATCGACTCGCTGCTGATCGAAGATAAAGTGCGGGTAGACGCTGCCGGCCGCGAGCGCCAGAGCCTGGACAGTCTGGCATCATCGGTGAACAGCCATTTTCCGGACTACGAAATCGTCGGCTGGGCATTGTTCCAGGATGAGAACCGCGCGGACCTGGTGTACACCATGGAGCACGGCACCGACGAGTGGACCTATGCACTGCTGGACCAATATACCGGCGAACCGCTACGCCCGCCCATGGGGCTCACCCATCACCTGACCGACTGGCTACTCGACCTGCATTTCACCCTGCTGGCGGGGGACTGGGGCATGCTGATCACCAGTGTGTTCTCGATCCTGCTGTGCGGGCTCGGGATCACCGGTTTTATTCTTTACCGTAAATTCTGGAAAAATTTTTTCACCCTACGCTGGAATGCGCGCATGATCGTCTACTTTTCCGATCTGCATAAAATGACCGGTATTATCGGCGCGCCGATTCTGCTGATCCTGGGCTTCACCGGTGCCTGGTGGAATATCACCCACTTTGCCCACGAGATGGAAGAGCACGCGGACGGCCACGAGCATTACAAGATGGCGGAGCGGCTGTACAACGACGACCTGTCTCTGCAGGGGCTGATGGACGACACCGGCAACCGTATACAGAATTTTGAAACCACCTACATTTCCTTCCCCTGGGAACCGGATACCAATTTCACCTTTTGGGGCGATGTCCATTCCGGCAACCCGTTGCTGAGCGAGTACGCCAGCAATGTCAGCTACAACGCCCAGACCGGCGATCACATGCTGAGCTACGACATTCGCGAAGCCACCCTGGGCGCGAAGATTATCGACAGCTACCGGCGCCTGCACTTTGGCAACTTTGCCGGCCTGGTGAGCAAGATCCTCTGGTGCATCATCGGCCTGACACCGTTGCTGCTCTCCATTACCGGGATCTACATCTGGAATCAACGCCGGGGCAAGCGCAAGGCGGCGCGGGAGAAACGCCGGGCGAAGGCTGCAGCGATGGCCGCAGGAGCTGCCGCTACCTGACGACCAGAATGAACAGGAACCCGGGCGATGCCCGGGTTTTTTATGCCCGCCAATCACACGATTGTTCACCGGCAGCACCTTCTGATACCATCATTTGGCCTTACCAAAATACAAATCTGCCTGACAGTGTGGCCCTATGACCGTCTCCATGACATTCAGAACGATCGCCTCCTGCGTACTTCTCGCGCTCACCGGCTGTGCTCAGGATTCCGGTGCCTGGTCCGCGCCGCAGCCGGTCTCCGGCATGGCAGCGTATCGTGCGCAATCCGAGCGGCTGTACCGGCGCGATCAGGCGGTTCTCGCCGCGGAAATCGAGGCATCCGGACTGGAGGAAGCGCTGGAGGCGCCCCATACCAAGCGTTTCGGCTTTGACGTCAAGGCCGCTACCCGCGACCCTGCATTTATCGCCAGTGAAGCGGGGCGGCGGCTTGTGGATATCGTGCTCTCTTTCCAGACGCCCTCGGGCGGCTGGTCCAAGCGCACCGATATGGGCGCGGAACCGCGCAAGCCCGGGCAGGCGTTTGGTACCGAGAAAAACTACGTGCCCACCTTCGACAACAGTGCCACCAGTGTGCAGTTCTGGGTGATGGTGAACGCCTGCAATGCCATCGGTGAAAAGCCTTACTGTGACTCTGCCGAGCGCGCGCTGAAGCTGATCCTGGCGGCGCAATACCCCAACGGTGGTTGGCCGCAGACGTTCCCGTTGCGGGGCGATTACCACGACGACATCACCTTTAATGACGATGCTATCGCCAACCTGTTGAAGATTGTTGGCGCAGCTGCGCACGAAGAGCCGTCACTGTCATTCATCTCTGAAGCTGTGCGCACTCAGTCCCGGGACAGCCTGGCCCGCGCTCTGCAGATGCTGGCGGATACTCAGGTAGTGGTGAATGGCAGGCCGACGATCTGGGGCGCACAGCACGATGCAGAAACCCTGGCGCCCACCTCCGCGCGGGCCTTCGAGCCGGTGGCGCTGGCTACCAGTGAGAGCGCGGATATCCTGTTATTCCTGATGAGCCTGGATAATCCACCGCCGGTGGTTGTGGGCATGATCGACAGTGCCACGCAATGGTTTGCAGAACGTCAGATCGACGGATACAGCTACAGGCGCGTCGAACACGAATACAAAGAGCTGATTGCAGAGGAGGGCGCAGACCCCATCTGGGCCCGCTTTTACGATATTGAGGCGGACAAGCCGGTATTCGGTGATCGCAACGGTGCGGTGTATTTTGATATCGAAAAGGTTTCGAAAGAGCGCCGGGCGGGTTACGGCTGGTATACCGAACAGCCTTACAAGGTGATGAAGCGTTACGCTAAATGGCAGAAGGAGCGAAAGGAAGCGCATCGGCCCTCGGGCTGAGCGCTTTCTTCTCTCCTATCGCTACTCTTCTCTCCCCATCGGGACCTCAGTGATAGCTGAGATCCGTGGCCTTGCCACGAAACACCCGGTAGGAAAACGCGGTGTACAGCAGGATCACCGGCACCACGATGACCGCGCCCACCAGAATAAACTGCAACGACGCGCGGGCGCTGGCTGCTTCCCAGATATTCAGTTGCCCCGGAACGATCTCCGGGTAGAAGCTGAACGCCAGGCCGATAAAGCTCAGAATAAAAATCCCCACCACGGTATAAAACGGCAGGCTGCAGTGTCGGTCCTCGGGTTTGGGGAGTCGGCGCAGCAGAATATCGTTGGTGACGAATCCCAGGAAACACAGGGTGGGAATCAGCAGCACGAACATCACCAGCGGGAAGGTAAACCAGCGGTCGAATACTCCGGGGTTGACCAGCGGGTTGATGACGCAGACCGCAACCACGCCCAGTAGTGCCGCCCGCCCCGCATTTTTTGCCCACACCACAGCCCGTTGCTGCAGCCCCTGCTCCGTTTTCATCACCAGCCAGGTGGCACCGATATAGGTGTAGGCCGCGGTGACCCCCAGAGCGCTCAACAGGCAGAAAAGCTGCGCCGACCAGCTGTGCTCAAATCCCATTACATACTGCCCGAGCATGTAGCCCTGGGTGAGGGTGGTGAGTAGTGAACCGAATTTGAAAGTGCGGTCCCAGGCCAGCTTGTGATCCACCGCTGCCTTCGCGCGGAAGTCGAAAGCCACCCCGCGCATGATCAATCCGATCAGCATAATTGCTGCGGGAATATACAGGTTGGTCAGCACAATACTGTGTGCTTCGGGAAATGCGATCAGCAGCAGGCCGATGGCCAGTACCAGCCAGGTTTCATTGGCATCCCAGAAGGGGCCGATGGAGGCGATCATTGTATCCCGCTGACCTTCGTCGCTCTCACCCATCGGCAACAGGATGCCCACGCCCAGGTCGTAGCCATCCAGAATCGCGTAAACGATGACCGCCAAACCCATCAGGCCGATAAAAACCACCGGCAGCCAGTCGCCGCTGATCATGCTGGTTGCATCACTCATTGAACACCTCCGCGCGCGCTGTAACCGTATTCCGAAGCCGTGTGTTGCGACAGGTTGGTAAGGCTGCCATCCGCCACCGGTTCCTCGGTTTCAAACTCTTCCACCTTGACCGACTTCAGTGCCATCACCTTGAGCGTGTGGATATAGGCCCACATCAATACTGCGTAGGTGATCAGGTAGAGTGTCAGGGAAAGGCCCACGTTGGCCGGCGCAACCGGAGTGACGGCATCCGCGGTACGCAAAACCCCGCTGACCAGCCAGGGTTGCCGGCCTACTTCAGTGACATACCAGCCTGCGAGTGTGGCCACCCATCCGGAGAATGTCATAGCAACCAGCAGCTTCAGCATCCAGCGTGGCAGCTCATCACGCCTGCGTAACAGGTAACAGCCGGCCCAGGCGGTAGCGAGCATCAGCAGCCCCATACCCACCATGATGCGGAAGCCGAAAAACAGCGGTTTGACCGGCGGGTGGTTGTCCTCGAAGTCGTTGAGTCCTTTGATTTCGCCGTCGGTTTCGTGGGTCAGGATCAGGCTCGCCAGTTTGGGAATCCCGATGCTCAGGTGGTTGGTGCGCTGCGCTTCATCGGGGATCGCAAACAGCAGCAGCGGGGCCCCCTGCTCGGTCTCCCACACCCCTTCCATGGCGGCAATCTTCTGCGGTTGATGCTCAAGAGTATTGAGCCCGTGCAAGTCACCCACAAATGCCTGTAGTGGCGCCAGCACCGCAGCGATGATCAGGCCGGTTTTCAGCGCCAGTCTCGGTGCCTGCTTGTGATCTCCCTTAAGGATGCGGTAGGCGGACAGACCGGCGACAAAAAAAGCTGCGGTCAAACCGGATGCGAGCAACATGTGTGTCAGCCGGTAGGGGAAGGAGGGATTGAATATCACCGCCATCCAGTCGGTAGCGTGGACCACGCCATCGCGAATCTCGTAGCCCGCCGGTGTCTGCATCCAGGAGTTGAGCGCCAGAATCCAGAACGCCGACAGGGTGGTGCCGATGGCGACAATCAGGGCCGAGAGCGTATGCACCCGGCTGGAAACGCGCTTGATACCAAACAGCATAATCCCGAGAAAAGTCGCCTCCAGAAAGAAGGCGGTGAGCACTTCGTAACCCAGAAGCGGGCCGGCAATATTGCCCACTTTTTCCATAAAGCCCGGCCAGTTGGTACCGAACTGGAACGACATGGTCAGGCCGCTGACCACCCCGAGGGCAAAGGTAAGCGCGAATATCTTCACCCAGAAGCGGTAGGCCCGCATCCATACCGGGTTACCGGTGAGGTCGAAGCGCAGCTTGAAAAAGAAAAGGATCCAGCACAGTGCAATGGTGATGGTGGGGAAAAGAATATGAAAGCTGATGTTGGCCGCGAACTGTATGCGCGACAGTATCAGAGTATCCAGCATGGGCACCTCGTATACCACGGGCCGCCCCGGGTTAGAGCGGCGAAATTCCTGCTCTGACTAACGCTCTTTGGGCGGGCTCTTTTTAGTGCCGGCTCTGGACTTCAGCTCCAGCAGCTTGCTGAGGCCGGAGCCCAGTTTCATCAGTTTGAGCAGATCTTTCTCGTCCAGTTTGCTCAGGGTGTTGGCAAACCGATCGAGCATCTCCAGCAGGCTGTAGACCTCCTGGATTTTTTCCTGTGCCAGCGCTTCCTGTTCGTCGCCAGGGTCGGTCAGTAACAGTTGGCGCAGAAGTGTCAGGGTGGGGTCGAGCTCGCGCTTGCGGCGCTCCTCGAACACGGTGCGTGCCAGATCCCAGATGGAGCCGGCTGCGGTGAAATAATCCTTGCGGTCGCCGGGCTGGTGGTGCAGCTCGATCAGTCGCCAGGCCTGTAGCTCCTTGAGCCCCATGCTCACATTGCCGCGGCTGATTTTCAGGGCCTCAGCCAGTTGATCGGCATTTACCGGCTCGCTGTGAATGGTCAGCAGGGCAAACATCTGCCCCACGGTGCGGTTAAAGCCCCAACGGCTGCCCATCTCTCCAAAGTGCAGAACGAATGCCTGTGCCTGGCTGGATAAATTCATACTTCCCTTTAGAGTTTTCTTAAGTTTCAGAAATTTCTGAAAATTGTAAATGTAATCTGATCTGTGTCAA
The Microbulbifer celer DNA segment above includes these coding regions:
- a CDS encoding S9 family peptidase, with protein sequence MKRKLIFLLAGMFASYSSAEQLTIDRIFSDPALSGTSPRALQYSPDGSRVTFLKGRKDDYNRYDLWEYRLKDGETRMLVNSDKLHSGEENLSDEEKARRERQRIFGSGIMEYSWSKDGRSLLFPLAGDVFYYDLNNGQPKRLTETEAFETDVRVSPKGNLVSFIRDQNIFVVDLKTGKERQLTTDGKGPIKNGMAEFVAQEEMDRMTGYWWSPDEKNIAFLRVDESPVDEVTRSEIYADRIDMIKQRYPAAGRPNVKIKLGVLNLDSGKTRWLNLGGNEDIYIPRVKWARSDLLSYQWQNRSQQKLELRFVDIPSGKTRTGLTETSDTWVNLFHDLRFLKDSDRFIWASEKDGFKHLYLFDLDGKQLAQITKGGWAIDALEAVDEGAGKVYFTGRKDTPLERHLYVANLDGSGEVEKISRRAGMHRIAFAKDASGYIDTYSNPTTPAQVSLHSADGERVTWLQENKVEQGHPLFPYVSDWIEPEFGTIDAPEGHTLYYRMYKPAGFDASKQYPVMVYLYGGPHAQLVTNSWDRPFNQYMAQQGYVVFTLDNRGSANRGKAFEDPIFKKMGSVEVDDQVSGVKFLRSLPFVDPERIGVYGHSYGGYMALMTMFKAGDYFKAGISGAPVTDWGLYDTHYTERYMGNPNEVPEAYKAASVFPYADGLKGPLLIYHGMADDNVLFTNTTKLIKQLQDNGQQFELMTYPGKKHSLRGKETRKHWFQMMKDFFDRNLKAER
- a CDS encoding YdcH family protein, producing the protein MPIQPHTLESDFPQYTDTIRHLREENLAFRNDSETYHRLDKEIRGLEERGVATDDAHFTELKVRRARMKDQLYRRIRSGDSGH
- a CDS encoding TonB-dependent siderophore receptor translates to MSSNSRIFSRALLASALCLANGAIAAEKEAEKSEQLENVEVTGEQVESYLTQEMDASTGLGLSIMDTPQSVSAISQVQLQDFKLQSLNDALVTVPGIQVESVETDRTYYTSRGFDITNFQVDGVGMVSAYGNQDGELDTALYERIEVVRGANGLMAGAGNPSATVNLVRKRPTDDLQLSFSSTVGSWDKLRAETDVSGTLTEGLRGRAVLVKEDRESWLDYYAMDKTVAYGVIEKDLGESTLFTLGGSYQSSLADSPLWGALPMHYTDGSPTDYDVSASTSAEWAYWDNIQTEVFAELKHEFSNGWQVKAYYNQADVEGDSELFYMYSLPAPDTDVGLIGYASGYDKDQKREVFDVRVNGDYSLFGREHEVMFGYNWAKDNIEETSLYDYTNGYPPIGDFTQWNGQTPVRPSFTDGLTGSDFNSEQGAYFAATRLNLTDALSVIGGARVIDWESEGTGYGTSKATRESGRVLPYAGVVYRIDDNYSVYASHTETFMPQDDISEDLTYMDPTEGVNQEIGAKGAFFDGKLVATASYYQTEQNNVAEFLKEIEDPISGGPLSVYAGEDYDSDGYDLTLSGMLAEGLQADLSFTKVNIANKVGGELNRDYVPSKVVRLYASYRPPMLDQLKVGGGVNWQDDIQRVSATGATIQQDAYATLRLFANYQVSEQLSFSVNGNNLTDEKYISSLYWDQAFYAAPRNFSASVNWRY
- a CDS encoding PepSY-associated TM helix domain-containing protein — translated: MNKTLFKLHSWMALIAFVPLLVICVTGSILVFKYEIDSLLIEDKVRVDAAGRERQSLDSLASSVNSHFPDYEIVGWALFQDENRADLVYTMEHGTDEWTYALLDQYTGEPLRPPMGLTHHLTDWLLDLHFTLLAGDWGMLITSVFSILLCGLGITGFILYRKFWKNFFTLRWNARMIVYFSDLHKMTGIIGAPILLILGFTGAWWNITHFAHEMEEHADGHEHYKMAERLYNDDLSLQGLMDDTGNRIQNFETTYISFPWEPDTNFTFWGDVHSGNPLLSEYASNVSYNAQTGDHMLSYDIREATLGAKIIDSYRRLHFGNFAGLVSKILWCIIGLTPLLLSITGIYIWNQRRGKRKAAREKRRAKAAAMAAGAAAT
- the pelA gene encoding pectate lyase, which codes for MTFRTIASCVLLALTGCAQDSGAWSAPQPVSGMAAYRAQSERLYRRDQAVLAAEIEASGLEEALEAPHTKRFGFDVKAATRDPAFIASEAGRRLVDIVLSFQTPSGGWSKRTDMGAEPRKPGQAFGTEKNYVPTFDNSATSVQFWVMVNACNAIGEKPYCDSAERALKLILAAQYPNGGWPQTFPLRGDYHDDITFNDDAIANLLKIVGAAAHEEPSLSFISEAVRTQSRDSLARALQMLADTQVVVNGRPTIWGAQHDAETLAPTSARAFEPVALATSESADILLFLMSLDNPPPVVVGMIDSATQWFAERQIDGYSYRRVEHEYKELIAEEGADPIWARFYDIEADKPVFGDRNGAVYFDIEKVSKERRAGYGWYTEQPYKVMKRYAKWQKERKEAHRPSG
- a CDS encoding cytochrome d ubiquinol oxidase subunit II, whose translation is MSDATSMISGDWLPVVFIGLMGLAVIVYAILDGYDLGVGILLPMGESDEGQRDTMIASIGPFWDANETWLVLAIGLLLIAFPEAHSIVLTNLYIPAAIMLIGLIMRGVAFDFRAKAAVDHKLAWDRTFKFGSLLTTLTQGYMLGQYVMGFEHSWSAQLFCLLSALGVTAAYTYIGATWLVMKTEQGLQQRAVVWAKNAGRAALLGVVAVCVINPLVNPGVFDRWFTFPLVMFVLLIPTLCFLGFVTNDILLRRLPKPEDRHCSLPFYTVVGIFILSFIGLAFSFYPEIVPGQLNIWEAASARASLQFILVGAVIVVPVILLYTAFSYRVFRGKATDLSYH
- a CDS encoding cytochrome ubiquinol oxidase subunit I; translated protein: MLDTLILSRIQFAANISFHILFPTITIALCWILFFFKLRFDLTGNPVWMRAYRFWVKIFALTFALGVVSGLTMSFQFGTNWPGFMEKVGNIAGPLLGYEVLTAFFLEATFLGIMLFGIKRVSSRVHTLSALIVAIGTTLSAFWILALNSWMQTPAGYEIRDGVVHATDWMAVIFNPSFPYRLTHMLLASGLTAAFFVAGLSAYRILKGDHKQAPRLALKTGLIIAAVLAPLQAFVGDLHGLNTLEHQPQKIAAMEGVWETEQGAPLLLFAIPDEAQRTNHLSIGIPKLASLILTHETDGEIKGLNDFEDNHPPVKPLFFGFRIMVGMGLLMLATAWAGCYLLRRRDELPRWMLKLLVAMTFSGWVATLAGWYVTEVGRQPWLVSGVLRTADAVTPVAPANVGLSLTLYLITYAVLMWAYIHTLKVMALKSVKVEEFETEEPVADGSLTNLSQHTASEYGYSARGGVQ
- a CDS encoding GbsR/MarR family transcriptional regulator; the encoded protein is MNLSSQAQAFVLHFGEMGSRWGFNRTVGQMFALLTIHSEPVNADQLAEALKISRGNVSMGLKELQAWRLIELHHQPGDRKDYFTAAGSIWDLARTVFEERRKRELDPTLTLLRQLLLTDPGDEQEALAQEKIQEVYSLLEMLDRFANTLSKLDEKDLLKLMKLGSGLSKLLELKSRAGTKKSPPKER